The following are encoded in a window of Palaemon carinicauda isolate YSFRI2023 chromosome 31, ASM3689809v2, whole genome shotgun sequence genomic DNA:
- the LOC137624994 gene encoding hemocyanin B chain-like, protein MKAFVFFTLVAFGLCWSNVHGDNTAKKQQDVNRLLWKIYDKLQFPELKSLALSFDPEADLTIYKDGGVAVHRLVKEYKDERLLQHKTWFSLFNQKHRDEALLLFDVLMQCKTWQYFVQNAAYWRERMNEGEFVYALYTAIIHSDVGHGVVLPPLYEITPHLFTNSEVIQKAYTAKMRNTPGIFQMKFTGTKKNKEQRIAYFGEDIGMNLHHVTWHMDYPFWWEDKYGHNLNRKGELFFWAHHQLTVRFDAERLSNWLDVVDELHWEKPIVEGFAPEATYKYGGEFPARPDNVVFQDVDGVARVRDMLIMESRIRDAIAHGYLIAKDGSKIDIMNDSGIDKLGDIIESSMYSPNIQYYGQLHNLAHIMLGRQSDPHGKYNMPPGVMEHFETATRDPSFFRLHKYMDSIFKEHKDTLLPYTREDLLFPGVSVLSIDVDKDLKTFFEDYEFDLRNAVDSAEGIQNVDLKANVRRLNHEDFSFVAEVNNNNGRNVLATFRIFLCPQYDNNLVEYTFSHGYWQCIEMDKFWKNLSPGSNRVIRKSTDSSVTVPDTPSFQTLIDAADQAVTSGGTFDVSQYERSCGIPNRMLLPKGKKDGMEFALILAVTDGSNDALNAAAVSEQGGSHAHCGSHHEVYPDRRPMGFPLDRPIPDRRVLDETPNFKYRIVRVFHGEK, encoded by the exons G CCAAGAAACAGCAAGATGTGAACCGTCTACTCTGGAAGATCTACGATAAATTGCAGTTTCCTGAACTTAAAAGTTTGGCCCTTTCCTTTGACCCTGAAGCTGACCTGACCATTTACAAAGATGGCGGTGTTGCAGTGCACCGACTTGTTAAGGAATACAAGGATGAGAGACTTTTACAGCATAAGACCTGGTTCTCTTTGTTCAACCAAAAACATAGAGACGAAGCTCTTCTCTTATTTGATGTTTTGATGCAGTGCAAGACGTGGCAGTACTTTGTACAAAATGCAGCTTACTGGCGAGAACGCATGAATGAGGGAGAGTTTGTGTATGCTTTATACACTGCCATCATCCATTCTGATGTAGGTCACGGAGTTGTTTTACCTCCACTCTATGAGATTACACCTCACTTGTTCACTAACAGTGAGGTCATCCAGAAGGCTTACACTGCTAAGATGAGAAATACCCCTGGAATATTCCAAATGAAATTCACAGGTACAAAGAAAAACAAGGAACAGAGAATTGCCTACTTTGGAGAAGACATTGGTATGAATCTCCATCATGTCACTTGGCATATGGATTATCCCTTTTGGTGGGAAGACAAATATGGACACAACTTGAACCGTAAGGGAGAACTCTTCTTCTGGGCTCATCACCAGTTAACTGTACGCTTTGATGCAGAGCGTCTCTCCAACTGGCTAGATGTTGTTGATGAACTTCATTGGGAGAAACCTATTGTTGAAGGCTTTGCCCCTGAAGCCACTTACAAATATGGAGGAGAATTCCCAGCCCGACCGGACAATGTGGTTTTCCAAGACGTTGATGGTGTGGCCAGAGTTCGAGATATGCTCATCATGGAAAGTCGTATTCGAGATGCCATAGCACATGGATATCTTATTGCCAAAGATGGCTCTAAAATTGATATCATGAATGATAGTGGTATAGACAAACTGGGAGATATCATTGAGTCTTCAATGTACAGTCCTAATATCCAATATTATGGTCAGCTTCATAATCTTGCTCACATAATGCTTGGTCGCCAAAGTGACCCTCACGGTAAATACAATATGCCTCCTGGTGTCATGGAACACTTTGAAACCGCAACACGAGACCCAAGTTTCTTCAGACTTCATAAATATATGGATAGCATTTTCAAAGAACACAAAGACACTCTGCTTCCTTATACTAGGGAAGATCTTCTCTTCCCTGGTGTATCTGTACTAAGCATCGATGTTGACAAAGACCTCAAGACTTTCTTTGAAGACTATGAATTTGATCTACGAAATGCAGTAGATAGTGCTGAGGGCATTCAGAATGTCGATCTAAAAGCTAATGTGCGTCGACTAAATCATGAAGACTTCTCTTTTGTTGCTGAAGTTAACAACAATAATGGAAGGAATGTGCTTGCTACCTTCCGTATCTTCTTATGTCCACAGTATGATAATAACTTGGTGGAATACACATTCTCTCATGGCTACTGGCAGTGCATTGAAATGGATAAATTCTGGAAGAACT TGTCACCTGGATCAAATCGCGTAATCAGAAAGTCCACCGACTCCTCTGTCACTGTTCCTGATACACCATCCTTCCAGACTCTAATTGATGCTGCAGATCAGGCTGTCACAAGTGGTGGAACCTTTGACGTGTCCCAGTACGAACGATCCTGTGGCATACCTAATAGAATGCTTCTTCCCAAAGGAAAGAAAGACGGAATGGAATTTGCTCTGATCCTCGCAGTCACAGATGGGTCTAATGATGCTCTTAATGCCGCTGCTGTAAGTGAACAGGGTGGCAGTCATGCCCATTGTGGTTCTCACCATGAAGTGTACCCAGATAGGCGACCCATGGGCTTCCCCTTGGATCGTCCCATTCCAGACAGGAGGGTGTTGGACGAGACTCCCAACTTCAAGTACAGAATTGTGAGGGTGTTCCATGGCGAGAAATAA